The region GAACGGCACCACGAGGGTGTTCTCGGCGGTATCCGCCGGAACGCCGGGACAGCCCGGGATTCCCAGCGTGGCCACGCCCGAGCCGGCCGCGACGAGCAGGGAGTCCGCGTGGCCATGGTAGCAACCGTCGCATTTGACGATTTTATCGCGACCGGTATATCCTCGCGCGACCCGGATCGCGGACATCGTCGCCTCGGTTCCCGAGCTGACGAAGCGCATCTTCTCGATCGTGGGATACGCCTCCTGAATCAGATCGGCAAGCTCCGTCTCGCCCAGCGTCGGGGCGCCGAACGTGAGACCGCGCGAGGCCGCTTCCGTCACGGCGCTCACGACGTCCGGATCGGCGTGCCCGAGAATCAGCGGCCCCCACGAGCCGACGTAGTCGATATACTCGCGGCCTTCGATATCGGTGACCCTCGCCCCCCGACCCGAAGCGAAGAAAACGGGGTCGCCCCCCACACCCGCGAACGCCCGCACCGGGCTGTTCACGCCGCCGGGAAACACCCGCATGGCGTTCATGACGGCTTCGTGATTGGTCGTCATTCGGCCTTTTCCTCGAAATAACGCATCGAAGACTTTTTCAACTCGCGTACCGTGCGCAGCACCTTCGGTTTCTCAAGTCCCAGCGTCTCCTCGAACCGCGCGAGCAGCTTCTCCAGCTGCTCTTCGTCGCGGGCGTGGATCATCGTGAACAGGTTGTACGGCCAACCGGGCGGGCAGTCGCGCTCGTAGCAGTGCGACACCTCGGCATGCTTCGCCATGGCGGTGCCGACTTCCTCGACCCGCTCGGCATGCACCTTCCAGGCGACGAGAGCGTTGGCGGCGTTGCCGACCTTCTGCGGCCGCACGGCGATTCCGACCCGCCGAATCACCCCGTTTTTCAGCCATTCGGCGACCTTCGCGATCACGCCTTCCTCCGTCATATCGACGGCGCGTGCGGCACGCAGGAAGGGGCGGCGTTCGAGTTTGAACCCGCGCTGCAATTCACGAATCAGAGCTTTTTCCTGTTCCGTCAAGTTCATGACCGTGCCCTTTCTAGTCCTGGTCCATCCGGACCTTGAACAGCCGGCGCGCCTGGAACAATTGGATCGAAGCGATGTTGCCGCGACGTTTGACGTCGTCGAGAATCGCCTGTTTGCGCGCCTCGTCCCTGGCGATGATGGTGAACCAGACGTTCGGCGTGCCATCGCGCAGGTAGTTGTGCGTAATCTCGTGATACTCGGCGAGAATGGCCGCCACCTCGTCGACGCGCTCGGCCGGCACGTCCATGGCGGCCAGGGCGCCCACATAGCCGAGTAACCGGCTGTCGAAAAACGGGCCGACGTATCTGATCGCCTCGTCCTGCATCATGCGCGCCAGGCGTGATATGACGCCGCTTTCATCGATCCAGAGCTTGTCGCCGAGCGTCTTGAATGGCTCCGGCTCAAGCGGGAATCCGTTCTGCAGCAACCTGATTATCTCGCGGTCCTTCTCGTCCATGCCCCGATTCCTTTCGGCATCACGTGGAATGACAGCCGGCGCCGGACACAAAAACGCCGGGCGGCGGGTACAAATATACCACTGTTTTCAGATTTGGGAAGGTTCAAATGTACAGGTCGGATCGCCGGCCATATATCGTCCCTCGACGGCGAGCGCGCGCGCCCGGCAGCCGCCGCACAAGCGTTTGTACGGGCACGCGCCGCAACGGCCTTCAAGACGGTCGAGATCGCGCAGTTCGTTGAACAGCGGAGAGTCGAGATACAACGCATCGAACGCCCGTTCCCGCACGTTCCCGGCGGTGCGTTCGAAGTAGCCGCACGGCCTGACATCGCCTCGCGCGCTCACGAACGCGAAGCCGTCGCCGGCCATGCAGCCGCGGCCGTGGCCGTTCTGCCTGAGGCCGAGCTTCGCCCTCACCCGCGCATACTGGGGGGCGCAGGTGACCTTGATCGGAATCGGCGACGCGGCGGCGGTCGGCGCGACCCACTCCAGCACGCGTTCCACGTCGCGATCGCCGAGCATCGCACCGTCGGTGTCTCCCGCCGCCCGGCCCATCGGAACGATGAAGAACAGGTGCCAGGCGGCCGCTCCGCGAGCAGTCGCGAAGGCGTGCATCTCGGCGAGCCGCTCGCAGTTTGCATGCATGACGGTCGTGTTGATCTGGAACTCGATACCGGCTTCGCGCAGGCGGCCGAACGCGCCGCACGCCTGGTCGAACGCTCCCGGCCGGCCGACGAACGGGTCGTGGAAATCGGCCGACGGCCCATGGATACTGAAGCTGAACCGCCGCACGCCGGCCGTTTTCAGGGAATCGATCCGCGCGGCCGTCAGCAGCGCGCCGTCGTTCGTCGAGACGACGGGCGTCTGCCCGTTCGACGTCGCCGCGGCGGCGAGGATCTCCAAATCATCGCGCAGAAGCGGCTCGCCGCCGCTCAGGATCACGATTCCCGGCCCGACTCGCGCGGCGTCGCGAAGCAGCTTCTTTCCCTCGTCGGTCGTCAGTTCCCCTTCGGGGCGGGTCGGACACGCCGATGCCCGGCAGTGGGGGCACGCGAGCGAGCAGGCCTGGGTCGTTTCCCAGGCGAGCAGTTGGAGCTTTCGGAACCCGGGCCGGCTGCCGCTCACAGGCCCTCCCGGAGCCATTTTGCCGCTTCGGGGGCGAAGTAGGTGAGAATCCAGTCTGCGCCGGCGCGGCGAAGCGCGGTCAGCGACTCGAGGATCGCCGTCTTCTCATCGATCCAGCCGCGCGCGGCGGCGGCCTTGATCATGCTGAACTCGCCCGACACCTGGTAAACGGCCAAGGGCACGTCGAATTCCCGGCGGGCGGCGGAGAGAATGTCGAGATACGGCATGCCGGGCTTCACCATCAGCACGTCGGCGCCTTCCTCGAGATCGAGGCGCATCTCGCGCAACGCTTCACGGGCGTTGGCCGGGTCCATCTGGTAACCCTTGCGATCGCCCTTCTGGGGCGCCGAGTGAGCGGCTTCCCGGAACGGGCCGTAAAAACTCGACGCGAATTTCGCCGCATACGCCATGATCGGCGTCTCGACGAACCCCCCGGCGTCGAGGGCTTTCCGAATCGCTCCGATCCGGCCGTCCATCATATCGGACGGTGCGACCATGTCGGCCCCGGCCCTGACGTGGGCAAGCGACATCGCCGCAAGCACCGGCAGGGAATCGTCGTTCCGGATCCGACCTTCCCCGTCGAGGAGGCCGCAGTGGCCATGGTCCGTGTAGGCGCACAGGCATACGTCGGTAATCACCCAGGCATCGGGGCAGGCGTTCTTCAACCAGCGCAGCGCCTGCGGGACGATTCCGTCCGGGTCGACGGCGGATGAGGCGACGGCGTCCTTTTTCGACGGAATCCCGAACAGGAGGAAACTCCGGACACCGTTTGCCATGGCGTCACGGACGGGGAGGTCGATCTGTTCGGCCGGCCACTGAAAATGGCCCGGCATCGCCTGGATCGGCCGGGGTTCGTTGATCCCCTCCATGACGAAGAGCGGCAGAATCAGCGACTCGGGGCGCACGTGCGTCTCCCGGACGAGCGCCCGAATCCGGCTATCCGCTCTGAGCCGACGCGGTCTGTGAAGTGGGAACGACATTGATGGCTCCTCCTGCTCTGGGGAAATCCGGCGCAACAATCTTCACAAAAAGATACCACTTTCGTACGCGGGTGTACATCCCAGACCTTGCCGGCGCACACACCGATGTCCGCCGTTGTTTGTCTTCGTTTGCGGGTGTTTGTCTGTGGTATCTCGTGTATTTTCTTTTTGACAGGCCCTTTGCCGCGTATATATATTTTTGTCAGGACACCTATCGTGCTCGTTCATGGAGGAACGGCCATGAAAGTCGATTTGACTGCCTCTCAATCCGCCCTGTCGCTCGATATCAAGCAGAGCGAGGCAGCGTTGCGCGCCAGCCAGACAGCCAATCGCGTCAAGGCCGAGGCCCGACAGGCCCCAGCCGAGGTCCGCACCCGGTATCAGAACGCCTCCGTCCAGGCGTCGCAGGAAGCCGCTTCCGCGGAGTATTCCCGCCTGCAGCAGCGCAGTCACGCCGTGAAGCAACTTTCCGCCCAGATGTCCAGGGCGGTGAGCCAGAGCGCCCGCGACGTCAACTCAGTCATCGCAGCTCTGATCGCCCAGCCGATTCGCGGAGAGCAACCCCTTCTGATCGGACGGTTCCTCGATACGTTCGCCTGATATAGACGATAGTATTAAATCACCCCGGCGGGTTCTCCCGCCGGGGTGATTTTTCGTTTACGGAGGATATTCCCGGGTTACTCCGAGAAGTTTTTCGAGCCCGCATCGTCGAGCCGCAGCATCGGAATGAGATCCGATGCGTCGGACATCGAAGGGGCGGAATCCATGCGCATCAGTTCGAGATCGCGGCCGTCCGCGCTTCCGGGATCGGAGAACTCGGCTTTCGCGACGCTGTCGTCCGGAAGCATCATCGCGTCGGATGTCGGCTCGTTCAGAGAGTTCAGAGCGGCATCTGCCTTCGCCGAGTTGATATAGGGCAGCTCCCCGCCCAGTTCCTGCCTGATGATCCCCATTTCATCCATCCCGAACGTGTCCACCGGAACGACGGAGCGGGAGCCGGCACCGTTCGCGTCCCCGGCTTCGCTGTACAGGAATGTTGTCCGGCCCATGGGAGCGTCCGTGGCCGGGGCCTCGAGGGGGGCCGGGGTCAAGGCAAGGCGCGGCGAGGGTTCCGGGGTTCCGTTGCCGCTCTTTTTCCCGCCGTTTCCAAGCAGGAACATCGGAAGTTTTTCTTCGCCGACGGCTTTCGCGCGGCGCTCCTGCATCTGTTCCCCGCTTTCAAGCGCGATCTGTGGAGCTCCGGCCGATTCGGCACGGCCGGCTTTGGCCATCGCCATCTTCATCTCGGCTACGTTTTCCTTGAGCCGCTGATACAGGCCGCTCACCTGGTTGTGCGCGTAGCCGGAAATCTGGTTTAGATTGCCGCTTCCGGGATCCATCGGGTTGATATACTTGAGCGAATCACGGATCTTCGCCGTCGCCGCTTCGCAGAGATGGGCGAACTGCTGGGTCGAGTTCTTCACGTGGGAATCGCCGATCGAAAGCGTGTTGTCGACACCGCGCACCGTGTTCTTCAGACCGGAAAGCTGCGAAAACAACTTTTCCCGCGTCGGCACCGGCAGGTTGATCAGCGGATACTGTGCGAACGCGAAGTGGTCAGAGAAGCGAAGCGTCGTCTTGATCGTGGCAGTCATCAACTCGATGCCTGACGTCACCTGCTCGCATCCGTTCTGGATGTTGAGCAAGAGTCCCTTGAGGGCTTCGTTGCTCGACTGGACCTGCTTCATGATGGCTTTCGAGGCCTGTACGTAGATGTCGAGCGGCGCGATCGACAGGGTCGGAATCAGTTCGAGGGTCTGGTATGACTCCTGGCCCATCGAGATCAGGCGTTCCGCCGCGGCAAGGTAGGTGCGTGCGAGGCGCATCTGGTTCTGGTTCGCCTGGCCAACCTTCGCAAGCGTTTTATCGAGCGAAGCCATCGTCTCTTCGCGAGGAGCGGTAATGATGCGGTTCAGTTCGACGATCAACCGGTCAAGCGCCCGGTTTCCCTCGACGAGGCCGTTGATGCCTACGGCGCCGGCCTTGACCGCTTCCTTATAGCTCTGCGTATCGATCGTCAGCAGTTTCGCCGCAATGTCGCCGCACTTATTCCCGGGCACTTTCGCCATGAGGGCCTTCGTGACGGTTTCCAGGTTCTTTCTGGAATGCGTCCAGTGCGATTCGACGAATTTGACCAGATTCAGCGCCTGGCCGGTAACGTCCGGCTGAACGTCGGAAGCAAAGAAATCGGGAACCTTCGCGGTTTGGCGCGAGACCGCCTGCGGAACCGGTGCAGGAACTGCGCTGACGGCCTGCGACTTCGACGGCGACCGCTTCGACGAGAGCCAGTCCAGGGCGCCGCCTGCTTCGGCGACGGGCAACGTGCTCAGACCGAGGGCCGCTGCGATCAGGACGGCGCTCAGTCGCCATCCGGCAGCCTCTTCCCGTGCAGGCTCGTGACCCGGGATATCTGACCCGTGACGCTGGGGGAAAGGCGGTGCGCCGTTCCGTCTCGGGATGGACATGGTGGCCTCCTTGTTGTTCCGGACGAACATCTTTTGCAGGTATTATCGGCACACCATCGGAAATCATCCAGTGATCCCAAACCCTCCCTGACATCGATCGCCGTATAACGTACGATGACGTACATCGATACCGAAGCCGTCACGATTCCCTTTCGATGCGGAGGCGAGAGAATCAGTCCCCGGTTGCAGGCTTCTCAGGCAGGCACGTAAGCTCGATTCCAAGCAGTGTCAGGTCGTCACCGGCGGGATTGGGTGCGCCGAACGCATCGTTGTCAGCGACTGCGATCTCGACCGTGTCTCTGAGAGGGAGATCGACGCCACGGGCAAGGGAGGCAAGCAGACGTTCTTCGTCGAACAGTTCTCCCGAAGCGTTTCGTCGCTCCGTGATACCGTCGGAATACAGATAGATTCTGTCGCCGGGGGTCATATCGAGATGCTGTTCCAGTATTGTCCCCGCGTTGCCGAGGCCGATGAGAGCGCCACCGCCGGTCAACGAAACAGGCGGGTGCCCCTTCCGATGGAAAATGGGCGGCATGTGCCCGGCGTTCACCCAGGATACGCGCTTTCGCGATCGGTCGATCTCGAGATAGACCATCGTGAAAAACCTGTTGAACCGATCGATGGGAAACTCCTCTTCGAGCCTCGCAAGCAGAGTGCTCATCGACTGGCGTTTCGTTCCTCCGACCTCCTGGATCCCGATCAGTTGCTGCAACGCCTGTACCGCCGCGACACCCATCATTGCCGCAGGCACGCCATGGCCGGATGCGTCAAGGATGTAGGCGGCCAGCGTTCCGTCTGACAGAGGGAAAAAGTTGAAGAAATCCCCACCGATCCCGGCGCACGGCCGAAATTTCCATGCGGCCTGCACATCGGCGATCTGCCCGTGCTTCGGAAGGAACCGGCTCTGAAGCCAGGCGGCCGCCTTGAGGTCCTGCTGCAGCTCGTCGTGCTGCTTTCTGACCTGGGCCAGGAGGCTCTGGATCTGCCCGGTCAGGCCGCTCAACTCGTTCAATCCGGTCGTGGAGCGGTCTCCGATGACTTCGCCCCAGCAGGAGATCTCGTCGTCATCCGAAACGGCCGTCAGACGGCAGGGACGGCCGTTCATCGCGAGGCGGACGAGAACCGGGGCGGCTTCCTCGCCGGGCATCAGGTCCGCGGGAGAGATCCGACCCTCCCCCTGTGCGGCCGGAAGAAATACGTCTCCCACATCCCGCCCGATCGGCGGAACGGGTTCGCCCATTACCCGGCGCAGGCTGTCACTGCACCTGCGGATCACTCCCTGGCGATCGACGGTGACGAGAAAAACTCTCTCCGACAGGCTCAGAAGCGTCTGAATTCCTGCGGGTAAGCCTGTATTTAT is a window of Candidatus Ozemobacteraceae bacterium DNA encoding:
- the hemB gene encoding porphobilinogen synthase, whose amino-acid sequence is MSFPLHRPRRLRADSRIRALVRETHVRPESLILPLFVMEGINEPRPIQAMPGHFQWPAEQIDLPVRDAMANGVRSFLLFGIPSKKDAVASSAVDPDGIVPQALRWLKNACPDAWVITDVCLCAYTDHGHCGLLDGEGRIRNDDSLPVLAAMSLAHVRAGADMVAPSDMMDGRIGAIRKALDAGGFVETPIMAYAAKFASSFYGPFREAAHSAPQKGDRKGYQMDPANAREALREMRLDLEEGADVLMVKPGMPYLDILSAARREFDVPLAVYQVSGEFSMIKAAAARGWIDEKTAILESLTALRRAGADWILTYFAPEAAKWLREGL
- a CDS encoding AsnC family transcriptional regulator, giving the protein MDEKDREIIRLLQNGFPLEPEPFKTLGDKLWIDESGVISRLARMMQDEAIRYVGPFFDSRLLGYVGALAAMDVPAERVDEVAAILAEYHEITHNYLRDGTPNVWFTIIARDEARKQAILDDVKRRGNIASIQLFQARRLFKVRMDQD
- a CDS encoding radical SAM protein, with the protein product MSGSRPGFRKLQLLAWETTQACSLACPHCRASACPTRPEGELTTDEGKKLLRDAARVGPGIVILSGGEPLLRDDLEILAAAATSNGQTPVVSTNDGALLTAARIDSLKTAGVRRFSFSIHGPSADFHDPFVGRPGAFDQACGAFGRLREAGIEFQINTTVMHANCERLAEMHAFATARGAAAWHLFFIVPMGRAAGDTDGAMLGDRDVERVLEWVAPTAAASPIPIKVTCAPQYARVRAKLGLRQNGHGRGCMAGDGFAFVSARGDVRPCGYFERTAGNVRERAFDALYLDSPLFNELRDLDRLEGRCGACPYKRLCGGCRARALAVEGRYMAGDPTCTFEPSQI
- a CDS encoding PP2C family protein-serine/threonine phosphatase, with protein sequence MGDVFLPAAQGEGRISPADLMPGEEAAPVLVRLAMNGRPCRLTAVSDDDEISCWGEVIGDRSTTGLNELSGLTGQIQSLLAQVRKQHDELQQDLKAAAWLQSRFLPKHGQIADVQAAWKFRPCAGIGGDFFNFFPLSDGTLAAYILDASGHGVPAAMMGVAAVQALQQLIGIQEVGGTKRQSMSTLLARLEEEFPIDRFNRFFTMVYLEIDRSRKRVSWVNAGHMPPIFHRKGHPPVSLTGGGALIGLGNAGTILEQHLDMTPGDRIYLYSDGITERRNASGELFDEERLLASLARGVDLPLRDTVEIAVADNDAFGAPNPAGDDLTLLGIELTCLPEKPATGD
- a CDS encoding Lrp/AsnC family transcriptional regulator, producing the protein MNLTEQEKALIRELQRGFKLERRPFLRAARAVDMTEEGVIAKVAEWLKNGVIRRVGIAVRPQKVGNAANALVAWKVHAERVEEVGTAMAKHAEVSHCYERDCPPGWPYNLFTMIHARDEEQLEKLLARFEETLGLEKPKVLRTVRELKKSSMRYFEEKAE